The genomic window TTATAAAAGGAACCAAACTCATTCAAATCTTAACATGTAGAGTGCATTCAAACCTATTCCTAAGAAACTTGTGCAAAACTACCATAAATATTCACCTTTCAATATGAATTTGAAACTTTAAGAAAGTAAGAGTTGAAAAGGATTTCATACCTGAGTAGTGATGTAGAGATAGGATGCACTAAGTGATGAATGAATGAGTGGGTGTTTGTTTGAGAGTAGAAAGAAattttttgtgaaagaaaaagtTGGAGAGGAGAGGTTTGAGTGAAATGAGAGGATAAGATGGAGGAGAATGTTGTTTTAGGGTTTGGAATGTTTTGAAAACCGTGTTTGTGGTAGTGGGTGGTGAGGTGGAAACATTTTGGGCCAGCTGTCCATTTAAAACTGAAGTGTAGGATTCGCAGACTTCGCTGAGCGAATAAAATGTTTCGCTGAGCGAACCATACCAGAAAAAAATTCTGCTGAATCCTTTGGCACAGCTTACACCAAACATGTTCCTaccatcaaaattatattatgcatgctaaaacattaaattacttacaaaattgggttgcctcccaacaagcgcttgtttaacgtcattagcttgacgttCTTTTTGGAGCTTCAAGGATCGGAAAGTGGGATTTTGGTAGTGACACGATCAAATTCACCACCAAAATAGAGTTTCAACCTTTGACCATTCACAGTCCAGGTTGCATTTGTTGCTGGATCTTCTAACACGACTGCACCATAAGGTTTCACCTCATGTATTTTGAACGGACCGGACCATTTTGATTTCAACTTCCCCGGAAATAGTTTCAACCTTGaattgaaaagtaaaaccatttGGCCTGGCCTGAATTCTTTGTTGACAAGCCGTTTATCATGATAGCTTTTGACCTTTTCTTTGTACAGCTTAGAAGATTCATAAGCTTGGCATCTCAATTCATCCAACTGTTGAAGCTGAACTTTTCTTTGCTCTCCGGCTTGGctttcatcaaaattcaaaaatttcaaagccCAATAGGCTTTATGTTCAAGCTCGACCGGAAGATGACATGCCTTACCATATACCATCTGAAAAGGTGTAAGGCCTATTGGTGCTTTGAAAGCAGTTCGATATGCCCATAATGCCTCGTCTAACTTTAATGACCAATCTTTTCTTGATGCGGACACAGTTTTTTCcagaattttctttatttcacgATTCGAAACTTCTGCTTGTCCgttggtctgaggatggtaTGGCGATGCTACTTTGTGTTTGACTCCATAATGCTCAAGTGCTTTGGCTAGTTGAGAGTTGCAAAAATGTGACCCTCCATCACTAATAAGCACACGAGGAGTTCCAAAACGagtgaaaatgtttctttttagaaattttatcacCGTTTTGCCATCGGCTTTTGGTGACGCAATAGCTTCCACCCATTTAGACACATAATCTACTGCCACAAGAATGTATTCATTTGAAAATGATGATGGAAAAGGGCCAACGAAATCAATACCCCAGCAATCAAATACTTCAACAACATGCATGTTTTGAAGTGGCATTTCATTGCGCCTTGAAATTCCACCAATTCTTTGACAGTTATCACATCTCCGAGCATGTTCATAAGTGTCTTTGAACAAACTCGGCCAAAAGAATCCTGACTGCAAAATTTTTGCTGCTGTTCTTTCTCCATTATAGTGACCTCCATATGGTGAGTTATGACAATGCCACATGATGCTCGTGGCTTCCTCTTTGGTAACACATCTCCTCAACAGGTTGTCAGCTCCAATTTTAAACAGATAAGGATCATCCCAAACATATTGATTTGCTTCACGGaggaactttttcttttggtgccaattgaaatcatccggtattaatccggatgctttgaaattagccatATCAGCAAACCATGGCCTTTCTTGCACCATAAGCAGTTTTTCATCGGGGAATTCTTCAAGAACCTCACTTTCATGTTTGGTCACCTCATTGTTTATAAGTCTTGATAAGTGATCAGCTACCAAGTTTTCTGTtccctttttatcttttatctcaagatcaaactcttgtaATAAAAGCATCCACCGAATGAGTCTCGGCTTAGAATCAGCTTTTGTAATCAGATACTTGATAGCTGCATGGTCAGTATACACAACAATTTTTGAACCAATCAAATAAGAACGAAATTTCTCAAATGCATACACTATAGCAAGCAATTCTTTCTCGGTTGTTGCATAgttaacttgtgcatcatttaatactttgcttgcatagtgtatagcatgaaaaattttgttctttctttgtccAAGGACTGCACCAACTGCATAATCACTAGCATCACACATCAATTCAAATTCGAGTTTCCAATCGGGTGCTATGATTATGGGTGCAGTCAccaatctttctttcaattcagtaaaagcaattaaacattcatcatcaaatgtAAAAGACGTACCTTTATTAAGCAAATTGCTTAATGGTTTGGCAATTTTTGAGAAATCCTTGATGAATCTTCGGTAGAAACCGGCATGACCTAGAAAACTTCTGATTCCTTTGACATTTACCGGAGGAGGGAGCTTTTCAATGACCTCCACCTTTGCTTTATCCACTTCAATACCCTTGGAAGAGATCTTGTGACCAAGAACAATACCTTCGGTCACCATGAAATGACATTTCTCCCAATTAAGAACCAGATTCGTTTCAACACACCGCTTCAGTACGGTGTCCAAATTCTTCAAGCAATGTTGGAATGACGGACCGAATACGGAGAAATCATCCATGAACACTTCGATGCATTTCTCTATCAAGTCAGAAAAAATTGCTTGCATACACCGTTGAAATGTTGCCGGTGCATTGCACAATCCGAAAGGCATTCTTCTATAAGCAAAAACACCGAAAGGACAcgtgaaagctgttttttcatgatCCTCGGGGTTGACTGAAATCTGATTGTACCCCGAATAACCATCCAAAAAACAATAGAATTCTTGACCTGACAATCTTTCTAACATTTGATCCATGAATGgtaatggaaaatgatcttTTCTGGTTGCTTTGTTGAGTCTCCGGTAGTCTATACACATCCTCCAACCTGTGACTGTTCTTGACGGTATCAACTCATTCTTGTCATTTGTGATTACCGTCATCCCACCTTTCTTCGGGACCACCTGGACCGGACTCACCCAAGTACTGTCAGAAATAGGGTAAATCATGCCAGCTTCAAGCAACTTCACTACCTCCTTTCGCACCACCTCTTTCATTGTTGGATTCAATCGACGTTGAGGTTGAGCAACAGGTTTGTAATCATCTTCCATCATAATATTATGCATACAATAAGATGGACTAATACCTTTGAGATCGGATAAAGACCACCCGAttgcttctttgttttctttcagaATTTGAATCAAGCTTTTTTCTTCATCAGCTGACAATGAGTTGCTAATGATCACCGGCTTCTTTTCTCCTTCTTCAAGGAATGCATACTTGAGATGAGATGGTAATGTTTTCAAATCAAGCTTTACTTCACCCGGTCTTTCATCTTTCTTAAGCTCCTCAATCTTTGCTTCTAAAGGAGTTACTTCCTTTAAAGCATCCAGCTGCTTCAGAAAACtctcaacttcttcttctttctcaggATCAAGTGCTTCAAAACTTTCAGTTAGGGCTTGTTCGAGTGATGAAGGTTGATGTGCTTGTTTCCTCACATCTAATATGGCTTCTTCAGTTGCATCAAGTTTGAAGCACATATCTTTCTCATGTGGATGCTTCATAGCTTCCCACAAATTAAAACTAACCTCCTCATCTTGAACTCGAACTTTCATCACCCCGTCATCAATATCAATCATCATACGAGCTGTTTTCATGAATGGCCTTCCAAGAATTAACGGAACATCATCATCCTCTTCAATGTCCATCACCACAAAGTCTATAGGGAACATAAACTTATCAACTTTTACAAGAACATCTTCAGCCATTCCCGACGGACGAGTGATGGATTTATCAGCAAGTTGCAATGTCATTCTTGTACGTGTGATGTCAAGACCACCAACCCGTTTAATCACCGATAAAGGAATAAGATTGATGCTTGACCCTAAATCAATAAGGGCTTTTCCAACATTCACATTACCAATGGTAACCGGCAACGTGACTCTCCCCGGATCTTTTTCTTTAGTCGGAAGAGTTCGTTGAATAATGGCACTACAGCTTGCATCAAGTTGAATACCTTCATCATCATTGTACCTTCTCTTCTTGGTAAGGATTTCTTTCATGAATTTTGCATATGTTGGCATCTGCTCCAAGGCTTCGGAAAATGGAATGTTGATTTGCAATCTTTTAAAGATATCCATAAACCTTGCATACTGCCTTTCTTTATCCTTCTTTGATGGAGCATGTGGATATGGCAGATGTTGAGGTAAactattcttttcttttcttacttCAACCTCCTTCTCTCCCTTCTCtgcatttttttcatttttttctgttttttcatttttttctttttcaactaaatcttcctttttattcttttctgcttcattctcactttctccttcctcctcttcatctGCTCGTCTCATAACCTCCTCTTCCTTCCTCAAATTATCACCTATTCCCTTGCCAACTTCCTTACCGCTTCTTGTTGTAATTGACTTGCATTGTTCTTTTGGATTCGGTTCGGTGTTGGCTGCAAATGATCCTCCTTGATTGTTGTTATTGGCCATTTCTTTTGCTATTTGACCAATCTGAGTTTCAAGATTTCTTAACACCGCATCATTGCCTCTTTGGTAGACTTGGGTTTCTTGCACAAACcgattttgttgttgattcatcacattttgttgttgattctgtTTGGTCTGCATCTCTATGAATGATCTCAAAGcttcttccaaatttgaattttgagtttgttGCACCGGTGGTTGACTGTAGCTTTCATATTGTCTTTGCCTATTTGCTGAGCCACCATCTTGTTTCCAACCTTGACCATAGTTTGAGTTGTTTCCCCTTTGATAGCCAGTATTATTCGGATACTGACTTTGTCTTTGTTGATTTGCCATGAAGTTCACCTCTTCATGAGATGGAGGACAATGACCAGTTGGATGATTTCCGGTGCATAATTCACATGATGCTACTTGCTTTGCTTTCCCCGATCCTTCTTGAAGAGTCATCAATTTTGACATTTGTTTGGATAACTCCTCCACTGTGTTGGTAAGAAGTTTATTTTGAGCCAATACAGCATCTGACGGATCAAGTTCAAGAATCCCAGGCTTCCTTTGAGTTTTGCTGCGTTCACTTTGTCGATCACTAAGTGACATTTTCTCAATGATAGTCGTAGCATCTGCAGCACTTAATGATAAGAGAGAACCACCTGCTGTTGCATCTAAAAGGAGCTTTGAATCCTGCAAAAGaccatttctaaaaatatgaatttgggtTAGTTCATCAAATCCATGATTAGGGCATTTACGCAGCATTGCTTTATATCGATCCCATGCTTCACATAGAGTTTCATTGGAGCCTTGAGAAAACACCGCGATTGATGTCTTTGACTCCATGAACTTGTGATGCGGAAAGAACCGATCAAGAAACTTCTCTTCCAAAGTATTCCAATTTGTCATGACTTGTGCTGGTAAATCAAGGTACCAATCTTTGGCCTTTCCTATCAATGAATGTGGAAACATTCTCATGAACACCGCTTCCTCCTCCGCTTCAGGAGCACCAAGTGAACCGGCTATTTCATAGAACTTCACCAAATGATTGTATGGATCTTCATGTGATAAACCTGTAAAAGGGTTAGCATATAACAGTTGCAAGAGACCGGTTTTCATCTCCGTCTGTCTTGCACCTCTGGGAGGTCTTGTAAGATGAGCAAGCCTTCGTGGACTGTTGTGACATGGCCTCATACCGGCACCTTCGTTACGTGGCGGATCTTCAGCCATCTCTTCAGCTATTGAGgatgttgaagaaatagaagcagaattttcttcttgcagcctcttttgtttggctaattgtttccttttctttctttgactgttaTTCCTTCGAGCTGTTCTTTCGATTTCTGGATCAAACAGTAAATTCTCTGCAGAAATCTTTCCTCGCATAAACAGGACAACAACCTAACCAGACAAGTTAGCGTGCACAAAAGATAACGAATAGTAACTGAAATTAAAAAGTACAAAATTGCTTAAAACGATAGAAATTGCGATTAAACAACTAAAATCaaacgccagtccccggcaacggcgccatttgatgaaagtacaaaagcaagtattttcgttatatcgtatccacagggactagtgtgatatcaattgcacatacacaaattccatgattctaagtgcgggtttgttttgatttggtttcgtAACATAAAATTGCGATAAAAGTGCGTGATAAACTTTCGGATAATAAAAGGTTGTCGGGACTAGATTCATTATCTCGTTAGCATGTATCAAtcaacctcactatatatatttcatttaccaatcattattatcacatatcacacatcgaTCGTATCCGTATCCggattacgccgtgaaatctattatatctaCCAACGTTCGATgcctcgaatcattaatcgacataacagcattaagatctgatatttgacgtgattactaaactcaacatctatgtctaaacattgaagtttaataagtgattatcttttactcttgattcaaacaatatatatctatgttgttcaaatctttttagaaatagacaattaaaacaagataacacttataatgattgataaagaaaacacatatattaagattaaattgactacatgttcacaaaataactacatctaatcccaacaacaaaggaatttagctagacatgataaaagtaaacttacaagaaaaagggatgaagaacatctcttgatttctcaagtataatgatgaatccaccttcaagaacTCTTTAAAACTAATATTACTCGTCTCTTTTAACTATTACAAAAACTATATATCAGAAAATGGCTtctgagctctatttatagactttcaggacagaggagttcgctaagcgaaatgacgttcgctgagcgaactgGTTACTTAAGCCaggggtttcttgacacgtagcaaaaggcttgactcatcactttgttcgccgatgctcgctatctctcgctaacagacccttcctcccgggttgtgctcgccatctctcgctatctttcgctgagcgaacgttgAGTTTGCTGTCCTGCTCGCTGAATCTCGCTGAAGCTCGTCATGGACCTTTTGTCCACTGGTTTAGTTCGCTGTAGCTCGCTatggcttcgctgagcgaaggcttcaaaacctgcttttctagccattcctaacaaaaatgccttgggatcaattccttttagatttaatgtttatatttacaccaaaaggggttttaatcaagatttcatcataaaagtattggtaagtgctcatatttatcaaacattataactaaaattgaGCACTTATCATATTACTGtccatattttaaaatcaaaatttaattatttttaaataggaAATTTGAgttgaaaatttaaatagttCGATCTTAATTAGATGATCCAAATATATCTCATAGCAAATGCAATATTTCTAGTaagaattgagtttttttttttttaacggctaGTAAGAATTGAGTTTGTTTAGTTGATTAAGGAACATTTTCTCCAATCTAGACTCAATGTTTCCCCTCTTCACTCTCCAGTAAGATTTAAGTGAATGTCATATgaattttaacaaataaaaaaaaaagtgtatttaGAGTGTATGTTTGAGTATATAGTCTATCCTGAAATATTCAGCGACATGAACAAACTAATACAATAGATTGTGTCATATGTCGTTGAACTTAAACATTATCTAATAATCCATCTATTAACTCTCACACACATTCTCTCGCTTCTCAAGCACTCTTACGCCAAGTAACAAAATATCTCTCTCAACTATAAGATATTTAACTCCTCCAAAAAAGGACAAGGTacaaattattgaatttttgaGAACTACTAAACCAATGTAGGTTGTCTTCTCCCTCGCCACTCGTTCATGACTTTCGTTCTTTTCCATACCTCCTACTAAACCGCTAGGGTACAAattcatataacataaaatacAAACAAATGTCTAATCTAACTCAAACAACACTCGTAAAAAATCATACCGTATTCCAATAAACAACTAATATTCGCTAAAGCATCCACACATTGATTGACTTATACCATTAAGAATGATAAGCTCTCACCTCCCCGATTAAACTCCATCAATCTTAGAATATCTTATACCAATGAATGACCCATAGTACTATTAGTCACTTGTCTCGATCACATGAAATGTGTATGACAAATGTACCAATATCTAAATCCAAGGCTTAGCACCCCTCTTTATGCATGCTCCCACAATTTCTCACTCCCGACAAAGCAACAAAAGCTCCTAAATATTTTGCAAACACACCAAGCCAATTACCACTACTATACGAGATGAAACTTCTGGTACCCTGGAGCTGAATATGAATTATGTGTCCAATTCTCTGAAGACTAAGATTTTTGTTAGAAATTGTGATTTCTGCTTATTAATAGTACAACTGAAATTATACTTCAAGATCGCAGATTCTCCTAAGATTATTTATAAGCTTTTTCTATAAAAACTGGTGATCTCTGCTTATGGTTGTTACGATGGCCAAGTACAAATGTGACAAGAATTCTAAGCAATTCCTTTTTAAGAAACTGTTACGATTAAGTAACAAACCTTCAACTCACATAATTCTACAAGATATTTCTCCGTTCATTGATTAAACCTTCAATGCCAGGATTTCAAAATAATAGGAATTCGCTTGAAGTACAAAGAAAAGATTCTATCTGAATAAAAGATGAACGCATTCGCTGATTTTACCAAGAACTAACAATGACAAGTTTCTTAGAAAACAAAGCAACAAATAAGTGTTGCTAAGAATCAGAAATTTTTTGGCAATTGAacgaaacaaaaaaacaaacgcATCGCAAATTGTAAAGATCAATAGAATCATCCCAACCAAatcaagaaagaaaacaaatgtaaaaataagaaaatagttGCATAGACTTCAATTGTAATTTGACCATTATGGTTCAAAACTATACAACgcataaaagaaaaacatagaaTTCAAATAAACACTAAATCATAATCCCAAAATACTACTAATATTCATATCAATCATTAACCCTAAGCACGTTCACCACGAATGCGGCGAGCAAGCTGAATATCCTTCGGCATGATCGTCACCCTCTTAGCATGAATTGCGCACAAATTGGTATCCTCAAACAATCCAACCAAGTAAGCTTCAGCAGCTTCCTGAAGAGCAAGAACAGCATGGCTCTGGAATCGCAGATCAGTCTgtaacaacaaaatcaaaaaaatattcagaAAAATTCAAACCAAAATTCACAAAGGTGAATCACAAAATTGATATTGAATGCATCAATTACCTTGAAATCTTGAGCAATTTCACGAACAAGACGCTGGAAAGGAAGCTTACGGATCAAAAGTTCAGTACTCTTCTGGTACTTACGGATCTCACTGAAAATTACACAAATCGAAAATTCAATACACCGAAACCCTAAAAATCAACAATCGTATACAAAAATTaggtgaaaatgaaaattaccGAAGAGCAACGGTTCCAGGACGGTAACGATGTGGCTTCTTGACTCCACCAGTAGTTGGAGCAGATTTCCTAGCAGCCTAAACAAAAATCGCGAAAAAATTAATCGATTGAATCGATGAAATTGAAACGAAACGCTGAGAACGGAGGAAGATTGTTACCTTGGTGGCGAGTTGCTTCCTTGGAGCCTTGCCACCGGTGGATTTGCGAGCGGTTTGCTTAGTACGAGCCATTGAATCGGAATCGGAATTGAATTCGAAGAAaggaagaagagagagaaagcgAAGACTGTGAACGAATAGAAGTGTTTATATATGAGTgggttaattatttttttaatcagaaATATTAATCTCGATCCGTGTGCTTGTTTCTTATTGGTTGATTTTGATGAGTTGCGGATTGCCAGCGTGGACACTTTGTGTTTCTTTTGTGAGTATTTTACCGCTTGTTCTCCCCTTTTAGCACATCTTCTAGTTTTCGCTAACCTGATAAGTGAacacaaaagcaaaaaaaaaaacaaatcactttcctttttcaatttaaaaataaaataagaattgctatttttatttatcaaataaaattatatatttttaaaataattcattcattttttttttttactgttcaTATATTCTTATGGCATTGATTAGACATTGGACTTTTCAGATTAcccaaagaagaaaaagaaaaatgatactATTGGACTTTTCCTCTAATAGAATAttggactttttttttgtacaataatATTGGACTTTTAGTTGTTGAACACTTGAACTAATATGTTGAAGTTGAACTAATATTTCAAGAATTGGATTTTACACGGTTTGATTGCATCTAGTTAGAAAATTTGGATCCTcctattaattttaaaactaaaattttattatttttaaatatgaaatttgtgttgaaaatttaaattgtcTAATCTTAACTAAATGATCCAGATATATCTAATGACAATGCAATATTTCTAGTAAGAGTTTAGTTTGTTTAGTTGATTACGGAACATTTTCCCCCATATGGACATAAGGTTTCCAGTAAGGTTGAAATGAATGCCATATAAATTTCAACTGATAGAAAAAAGTGTGTTGAGAGAATGTATGTTTGAGTATATAGTCTATCCTGAAATATTCAATGACCTGAACAAATTAATATTGTAGACCGTGTCATATGTTGTTGAACTTAAACATTATCTAATAATCCATCTAGTAACTCTCACACACATTATCTCAGTTTCTTCAAATAATTACGCcaagtaataaaatatttctcTAAACTATAAGATATTTAACTCCTCCAAAAAAGGACAATGTacaaattattgaatttttaagAACTACTAAATCAATGTAGGTTGTCTTTTCTCTCACCACTCGTTCATGACTTTTATTCTTTTCCATATCTCCTACTAAATTGCTGGGGTagaatttttcatattttagttttttctttctttgtaatttttttattaaccttAGTGTATCATAACAATGATAACACGATGCACCAAATGCATTGATCTAGAATAATTAACATCAATTCAtcatgttttgtcaaaaaaaaaaataaatcaattcatcATGCAATTCCtttctttgtgtttttttttacggagCATCAATGCACTCATCTAGAATAATTAACATCATGCAATTCCTTATTCCCCACATTCATAGTTCATACACAAAAGGCATAAAAAAAGAGCAATCTATAAGAATATGAAAGCAAATTTCTTCAATATTACCACAACAATCACACATAACATGTGTTCTGTCCTCATCTAACTCCTTGTTCAAGTTAGTTAACAAACTACTAACGATTTGTGATCACAGTTACAAGGATTGAGTTGTGATCTTCCATTCTAAATCCAGCATCAATACCACTAAAACTACTAACGATTAATTATAACTCTaaatttattcatcttaaatataaaattataactactagactattaaaaaaatttgaaaccttCTACCACATTAAACTACATAAAATATCCACAATAGCCAATTTATATTTGTCttattctaaaaataaaattatgtttgtCTCT from Trifolium pratense cultivar HEN17-A07 linkage group LG1, ARS_RC_1.1, whole genome shotgun sequence includes these protein-coding regions:
- the LOC123887052 gene encoding histone H3.3 → MARTKQTARKSTGGKAPRKQLATKAARKSAPTTGGVKKPHRYRPGTVALREIRKYQKSTELLIRKLPFQRLVREIAQDFKTDLRFQSHAVLALQEAAEAYLVGLFEDTNLCAIHAKRVTIMPKDIQLARRIRGERA